A window from Photobacterium leiognathi encodes these proteins:
- a CDS encoding fructose-specific PTS transporter subunit EIIC, with translation MTTTTMTNGQGSDWKQTLSTMKQHLLFGTSHMLPFVVACGVLLALAVMATGQGAVPDTGILKDISTIAIKGLVLFPIILGGFIGYSIADKPALAPAFIASGIMADMGGGFLGCIIAGFISGFVVLQLKKIPIPNHLSALGVYFLYPLAGTLISAGIVMWGLGAFISTFMANMNEFLASMAGSSKAVLGAILGGMTAFDMGGPINKVATLFAQTQVDTQPWLMGGVGIAICTPPLGMALATFLFKKKFSTEEREAGKAAAIMGSIGISEGAIPFAANDPMRVLPSIVIGGMVGCIFGFATDVLLHAPWGGLITAPVSSNIPMYVAGILAGSFTTAIIVGFWKPEVKEEEETADIAPKAEQATQVESAPVAGEGEYDVIAITCCPSGVAHTFMAEKAIYKAAKELGLKAKVETQGQNGIQNRLTATDIANAKYVILAHDIAVKEAERFNGVNVIECSTKEAMKKAKTFMS, from the coding sequence ATGACAACGACAACAATGACCAACGGTCAAGGCAGTGATTGGAAACAAACACTGTCGACCATGAAACAACACTTATTATTTGGTACTTCCCACATGCTACCTTTCGTTGTAGCTTGTGGTGTATTGTTGGCCCTAGCTGTAATGGCAACAGGTCAAGGTGCGGTGCCTGATACAGGTATTCTGAAAGATATCTCAACCATTGCGATTAAAGGCTTAGTGCTATTCCCAATCATTCTTGGTGGCTTTATTGGCTACTCAATTGCAGATAAACCAGCACTTGCACCTGCATTTATTGCATCTGGCATCATGGCTGACATGGGCGGCGGTTTCCTTGGCTGTATCATTGCCGGTTTCATTTCGGGTTTTGTGGTGCTACAACTTAAAAAAATCCCAATTCCTAACCACTTATCAGCACTGGGTGTGTACTTCCTATACCCACTTGCAGGTACATTGATCAGTGCAGGTATCGTAATGTGGGGCTTAGGTGCTTTCATTTCGACTTTCATGGCAAACATGAACGAATTCCTAGCATCAATGGCTGGTTCTTCTAAAGCTGTACTAGGTGCAATTCTAGGTGGTATGACAGCGTTTGATATGGGCGGCCCTATCAACAAAGTTGCAACCCTATTTGCGCAGACTCAAGTTGATACTCAACCTTGGCTAATGGGTGGCGTGGGTATTGCTATCTGTACTCCACCACTAGGTATGGCACTAGCAACATTCCTATTTAAGAAGAAGTTCTCTACTGAAGAGCGTGAAGCAGGTAAAGCTGCTGCAATCATGGGCTCTATCGGTATCTCTGAAGGAGCAATTCCATTTGCAGCTAACGACCCAATGCGTGTACTTCCATCTATCGTGATCGGCGGTATGGTGGGTTGTATTTTCGGTTTCGCAACAGACGTACTTCTTCATGCACCTTGGGGCGGCTTAATTACAGCACCTGTTTCTAGCAACATTCCAATGTACGTGGCTGGTATTCTAGCGGGCTCATTCACTACCGCTATCATCGTTGGTTTCTGGAAGCCTGAAGTCAAAGAGGAAGAAGAAACAGCAGACATCGCACCAAAAGCAGAGCAAGCAACACAAGTTGAAAGTGCACCAGTCGCGGGCGAAGGCGAATACGATGTTATCGCTATCACTTGTTGCCCTTCAGGCGTAGCCCATACCTTCATGGCTGAAAAAGCGATTTACAAAGCAGCGAAAGAGCTAGGCTTGAAAGCGAAAGTGGAAACTCAAGGTCAAAACGGTATCCAAAACCGCTTAACCGCAACGGATATTGCCAATGCGAAATACGTTATCTTGGCACACGACATTGCAGTAAAAGAAGCTGAGCGTTTCAATGGCGTAAACGTGATTGAATGTTCAACCAAAGAAGCAATGAAGAAAGCTAAAACCTTTATGAGCTAA
- a CDS encoding PTS sugar transporter subunit IIA, whose translation MLSTLVNTHHIKINLNATSKDELFQELVDVLHANNRISDKAQFLADIQQREADSITCMDGIAYPHAKSKAVLEPAIAVGIKKETIAYGDEDGVEPSLFFMIASPDNGADHHIYVLQELFGKFGDEFLEAMHNATSEQQALDVLLSDQFS comes from the coding sequence ATGCTTTCCACATTAGTAAATACTCATCACATCAAAATCAATTTAAACGCCACCAGCAAAGACGAGCTATTCCAAGAGCTGGTTGATGTACTGCACGCCAACAACCGTATTTCAGATAAAGCGCAGTTTTTAGCAGACATTCAACAACGTGAAGCCGACAGCATCACTTGCATGGACGGCATTGCCTACCCTCATGCCAAATCAAAGGCGGTATTAGAGCCAGCTATTGCCGTTGGGATCAAAAAAGAGACCATCGCATACGGTGATGAAGACGGTGTAGAGCCTTCGTTATTTTTCATGATTGCGTCACCTGATAACGGTGCCGATCACCACATTTATGTGCTTCAAGAACTGTTCGGCAAGTTCGGCGATGAGTTTCTGGAAGCCATGCATAACGCTACATCAGAGCAACAAGCCTTAGACGTGCTGTTATCTGATCAATTTTCATAA
- a CDS encoding SH3 domain-containing protein, producing MIKAIIKPTILVVTALGLCSAFINLAYATADGPDYYDVHLVEKHDVLNIREKPVYSAKKLGEIPYDGICLQNRGCVGGVTYQEFSTLSDAELAVIRKQRPRWCKVNYQGTEGWVAAKYVMETQHYAACDKRELTHDLPSANK from the coding sequence ATGATAAAAGCCATTATCAAACCTACAATTTTGGTAGTTACAGCTTTAGGATTATGTAGCGCTTTTATAAATCTTGCTTACGCTACTGCAGATGGGCCTGATTACTATGATGTACATTTAGTTGAAAAACATGATGTGCTCAATATTCGTGAAAAGCCTGTTTACAGCGCCAAGAAGCTAGGTGAGATCCCGTATGATGGGATCTGTTTACAAAATCGCGGTTGTGTTGGCGGTGTGACTTATCAAGAATTTAGTACCTTATCTGACGCTGAGTTAGCAGTGATCCGAAAACAGCGCCCACGTTGGTGTAAAGTGAATTACCAAGGCACAGAAGGTTGGGTTGCTGCAAAGTACGTGATGGAAACTCAGCACTACGCTGCTTGTGATAAAAGAGAATTAACTCACGATCTGCCATCAGCCAATAAATAA
- a CDS encoding phospholipase D family protein has protein sequence MPNYKGMRAPLFCIAMLTGCSSLPKEAQHLTAPTTPKMTSLLSTLNDGHRQQQTSQTPSAVLVQNTGWDALAQRLALVETAEHTIDIQYYIWNSDVSGSYLATRLVAAADRGVHVRVLLDDINLNEREALLAGLNKHPNIEIRIFNPIPTRNAGKWMSFLGDFSRLNRRMHNKSFTVDGVFTVVGGRNIGDEYFDLSHELNLRDRDVLARGEVVTDVQQSFNDYWNSEWAYDVDLLSDDPTLEQPDLSNIQVPYYKHYPALPQSQASAAQYLASLVDNMTWVKATYIADQPIPDEIDNTDQPKATAQYLSKLAENTQNDIIIESAYLVFDDNQLAGLQQLNQRGVEIKALTNSMASNDLVTNHSGYAGRRQEMLESGIDLFELKPDAKLCEIVLQDSDKCAPNAVYGLHAKSAVFDHQIATIGSFNFNLRSTYLNTESLLVIENPKVAAELATTLEGAMQDNNSWHLSLDNGTVHWHSGDKTWDSEPETEQWDRMKSEFLQLLPIEKYL, from the coding sequence ATGCCTAATTATAAAGGGATGCGAGCACCGTTATTTTGTATTGCCATGCTAACAGGGTGCTCGTCTTTACCTAAAGAAGCTCAGCACTTAACTGCGCCAACAACCCCGAAAATGACCAGCTTGTTATCGACATTAAATGATGGTCATCGTCAGCAACAAACTTCACAAACACCGAGTGCGGTATTGGTGCAAAACACGGGTTGGGATGCGCTTGCGCAACGTTTAGCCTTGGTTGAAACCGCAGAGCATACCATTGATATTCAATACTATATTTGGAACTCTGATGTTTCTGGTAGCTATCTAGCCACTCGTTTAGTGGCTGCTGCTGATCGTGGTGTCCATGTCCGTGTTCTACTTGATGACATTAATTTAAACGAGCGTGAAGCTTTGTTGGCAGGGTTAAATAAACACCCGAATATCGAGATCCGCATTTTTAATCCGATCCCGACCCGTAATGCGGGTAAATGGATGAGCTTCTTAGGGGATTTCTCTCGTTTAAATCGTCGAATGCACAATAAGTCTTTCACTGTGGATGGCGTATTTACCGTAGTAGGCGGGCGCAATATTGGTGATGAATATTTTGATCTTTCTCATGAGCTGAATTTGCGTGATCGAGATGTATTAGCAAGAGGGGAAGTGGTTACTGATGTTCAACAGAGCTTTAATGATTACTGGAACAGTGAATGGGCATACGATGTTGATTTGTTAAGTGATGATCCTACTCTTGAGCAACCGGATTTATCTAACATTCAAGTTCCTTATTACAAACATTATCCGGCATTGCCACAAAGCCAAGCGTCAGCCGCGCAGTACTTAGCGTCGCTGGTGGATAATATGACATGGGTAAAAGCAACCTATATTGCTGATCAGCCAATTCCCGATGAGATAGATAATACCGATCAGCCAAAAGCCACTGCGCAGTATTTATCTAAGCTAGCGGAAAATACCCAAAACGACATCATTATTGAATCTGCTTACCTTGTATTTGATGACAATCAGTTAGCTGGGTTACAGCAGCTCAACCAGAGAGGAGTCGAGATCAAGGCCTTAACCAACTCAATGGCATCTAATGATTTGGTCACTAATCACTCTGGCTATGCAGGTAGACGCCAAGAGATGCTGGAAAGTGGTATCGATTTATTTGAATTAAAGCCTGACGCTAAGTTATGTGAGATTGTGCTTCAAGATAGCGATAAATGTGCACCGAACGCAGTATACGGATTACATGCTAAATCAGCGGTTTTTGACCATCAAATAGCGACGATTGGCTCTTTTAACTTCAATTTACGTTCTACTTATCTCAATACTGAATCGTTATTGGTAATTGAAAACCCTAAGGTTGCAGCAGAGCTTGCCACGACCTTAGAGGGCGCAATGCAAGATAATAACAGTTGGCACTTAAGCCTTGATAACGGCACTGTGCATTGGCATTCCGGTGATAAAACATGGGACAGCGAACCTGAAACCGAGCAATGGGATCGGATGAAATCAGAGTTCTTACAGTTATTGCCGATAGAGAAGTATTTGTAA
- a CDS encoding pyridoxamine 5'-phosphate oxidase family protein, which produces MGKQFSELSDKHTEFIEKQKIYFVGTAAENGNVNLSPKGGDSLRVINSKQIAWLNLTGSGNESASHVIKNARMTLMFCAFEGAPLIFRVYGKAKVLHVKDQEWEQYVQLFPESVASRQIFVLDIDFVQSSCGKSVPYFSYEGDRDDLANWSEKQGIAGIEQYWLKKNQKSIDGFETEIAKRSGLDVE; this is translated from the coding sequence TTGGGTAAACAATTTTCGGAATTATCAGATAAACATACAGAGTTTATTGAAAAGCAAAAAATCTATTTTGTTGGTACTGCGGCTGAAAACGGTAATGTGAATTTGTCTCCCAAAGGCGGTGATTCCTTAAGAGTGATCAATTCAAAGCAGATAGCATGGTTAAACTTAACGGGCAGTGGTAATGAGTCTGCATCGCATGTTATTAAAAACGCACGAATGACACTCATGTTCTGCGCATTTGAAGGGGCTCCGCTCATTTTTCGTGTATATGGAAAGGCAAAAGTCTTGCATGTTAAAGATCAAGAATGGGAGCAGTATGTGCAGCTATTTCCAGAAAGTGTCGCCTCTAGACAAATATTCGTGTTAGATATTGATTTTGTTCAGTCGTCTTGTGGAAAGTCGGTTCCGTATTTTAGCTATGAAGGCGATCGTGACGACTTGGCTAACTGGTCAGAAAAGCAAGGTATAGCAGGGATAGAGCAATATTGGCTCAAAAAGAATCAGAAAAGTATTGATGGCTTTGAAACTGAAATAGCTAAAAGATCAGGCTTGGACGTTGAGTAA
- a CDS encoding DUF4397 domain-containing protein, with protein MKKSTLTLLTTATLILSGCDSDSHDDNAEMPTSQLRVTHASADAPLVSILMDGDVVSSLSNVDYQQGSPLLNVDSGSHDLIVRGLLANDATADVITANAVNLAPDMQYDVFAVNNVGAIEPVILSRSNIAPDEESIRVDVLHGHPDVGGVDIHVTTDPSISADTVAVSDLTFKEDDANLPVTLPAGEYRIRITLAGKSTDADVVYDSGNIALDGGSDLMVTAVPNVSGGAVSPVNLLVADGKTVNVLRNTGEQSTVRVGHAVADLADVDVRASGNIVSGLDAISYETIKSIDLAPDSYDLTVTPTGATTPEAIKAPGTTFTAGSETTIFAVGQFAAQSIEPVVIEDDLRSVATYAKLRVLHANPIAGMVDIHAAPTGTGFSAETAVLKNVNFKDSAVLNVDEGNYDFAVATAGTTYVLLTATDVALAGGNVATAFATENSIAINVDK; from the coding sequence ATGAAAAAATCAACACTTACATTACTAACAACGGCGACATTAATCTTAAGCGGCTGTGACAGCGATTCTCATGATGATAATGCTGAAATGCCTACGTCACAGCTAAGGGTAACGCATGCAAGTGCTGATGCGCCGCTTGTTTCTATATTGATGGATGGTGATGTGGTAAGTAGCTTATCTAACGTTGATTATCAACAAGGTAGCCCGTTACTCAACGTTGATTCAGGTAGTCATGATCTGATTGTGCGTGGACTACTCGCAAACGATGCAACTGCTGATGTGATCACAGCAAATGCCGTTAACCTTGCACCAGATATGCAATATGACGTTTTTGCAGTAAACAATGTGGGTGCTATTGAGCCTGTGATCCTCTCTCGTTCTAACATCGCACCAGATGAAGAATCTATTCGTGTCGATGTATTACATGGTCACCCAGACGTTGGCGGTGTCGATATTCACGTAACAACCGATCCTAGTATTAGTGCTGATACTGTCGCGGTTTCCGATCTTACCTTTAAAGAAGACGATGCTAATCTACCCGTTACACTTCCCGCAGGTGAGTACCGAATAAGGATCACGTTAGCAGGTAAGAGTACTGATGCCGATGTGGTATATGACAGTGGCAACATCGCATTAGATGGTGGTAGCGATTTAATGGTAACAGCTGTGCCCAATGTAAGCGGCGGTGCTGTTTCTCCTGTAAATCTTCTGGTTGCAGACGGAAAAACAGTTAATGTACTTCGAAATACAGGCGAACAATCAACGGTGCGCGTTGGTCATGCCGTCGCTGATTTAGCGGATGTCGATGTAAGAGCCAGTGGCAATATTGTGTCAGGACTCGATGCTATCAGCTATGAAACAATTAAAAGCATTGATTTAGCACCAGACAGTTATGATTTAACTGTCACGCCAACGGGAGCAACAACACCCGAAGCCATTAAAGCTCCTGGTACTACTTTTACAGCAGGATCTGAAACAACCATTTTTGCCGTCGGACAATTTGCCGCTCAATCTATAGAACCTGTTGTTATTGAAGATGATTTAAGAAGTGTTGCGACATATGCAAAACTAAGAGTGCTGCATGCTAATCCAATAGCAGGCATGGTAGATATTCACGCAGCCCCTACAGGCACAGGTTTCTCAGCCGAAACTGCGGTATTAAAAAATGTGAATTTCAAAGACTCTGCTGTACTTAACGTTGATGAAGGTAATTACGATTTCGCCGTTGCAACAGCAGGAACAACCTATGTATTGCTAACAGCTACCGATGTAGCGCTTGCGGGAGGCAACGTAGCAACCGCCTTTGCAACTGAAAATTCAATAGCGATCAACGTTGATAAATAA
- a CDS encoding dihydrofolate reductase family protein yields MKCSVYIATSVDGFIARKNGSVDWLDAAQDPNIDMGDHANMGFADFMASVDCLIMGRKCMEMISSMNLTPEQWPYGDTRIFVLSNTVNQAPENIREHVEMYSGDIEELVTKLESEGHQHAYIDGGTTIQAFINCQLIDEISITYAPVLLGEGIPLFGKLLKDIKLEQAQSTAFANNFVQVKYSVNYQS; encoded by the coding sequence ATGAAATGCTCAGTCTATATAGCAACCAGTGTCGATGGCTTTATTGCAAGAAAAAACGGCAGTGTTGATTGGTTAGATGCGGCTCAAGATCCAAATATTGATATGGGTGATCACGCTAATATGGGCTTTGCCGATTTTATGGCATCAGTAGACTGTTTGATCATGGGACGCAAATGCATGGAAATGATTTCGAGCATGAACCTGACTCCTGAACAATGGCCATACGGTGATACTCGCATTTTCGTGCTCAGTAATACCGTTAATCAAGCGCCTGAAAATATCAGAGAGCATGTCGAAATGTACTCAGGTGATATTGAAGAATTAGTGACCAAACTAGAAAGCGAAGGACACCAACATGCCTACATTGATGGTGGTACGACTATTCAAGCTTTCATTAACTGCCAATTGATTGATGAAATCAGCATTACTTACGCCCCCGTACTATTAGGTGAAGGTATTCCACTGTTTGGTAAACTGCTTAAAGACATCAAATTGGAGCAAGCACAATCAACCGCTTTTGCTAACAACTTCGTTCAAGTGAAATACAGTGTGAATTACCAATCATAG
- a CDS encoding TetR/AcrR family transcriptional regulator, giving the protein MSVKEKKRGRPKGSGSQLSEAVIIDMAKSLMKEEGKVPSIRKLASSLSVDAMAIYYYFENKSKLLEAITTSLIEDIYEPKVSDAWKVELNALCTSYVTLLNDYSGLLETLLSMDSISPAEVFIERFKVVIAPLQLNETAAKDALDLLVDYLHGYALALNCNSGHLPLDISMLKGPLNMYCLALENA; this is encoded by the coding sequence ATGTCTGTCAAGGAGAAGAAACGAGGTCGACCAAAAGGGTCGGGTAGTCAATTAAGTGAAGCCGTCATCATAGATATGGCGAAATCATTGATGAAAGAAGAGGGAAAAGTCCCCAGTATTCGTAAATTAGCATCGAGCTTATCAGTTGATGCAATGGCGATTTATTACTACTTCGAGAATAAAAGTAAGCTGTTAGAAGCTATTACGACCTCGCTTATTGAAGATATTTATGAGCCAAAGGTGAGCGATGCGTGGAAAGTCGAGCTAAACGCACTTTGTACCAGCTATGTTACTTTGCTCAATGACTATTCTGGATTATTAGAAACATTACTAAGTATGGATTCAATTAGCCCAGCTGAAGTGTTTATTGAACGATTTAAGGTAGTGATTGCACCGCTGCAATTAAATGAAACTGCAGCGAAAGATGCCTTGGATTTGCTGGTGGATTATCTTCACGGTTATGCTCTTGCGCTTAATTGCAACAGTGGTCATTTGCCGCTAGATATTTCAATGTTGAAAGGGCCGCTGAATATGTATTGTCTGGCTTTGGAAAACGCATAA
- a CDS encoding MOSC domain-containing protein, producing MYPVSNLDELRLGKVKSQYDSNTAIDKHTVDTCNLSALGLAGDEQAESFHGGEDRAVLQYDFAHYADLAEQFPESTAYFVKGGFGENFVATGMNEHNMCIGDIVKVGSVVLQVTQPRQPCFKLNGRFGEPTLSRYVQDNFKTGWFYRVLQTGKMNASDTIEVTERLHPEWTVAKVQHYLYVDTENKTAMQQLVDLDVLAKETKGVFERRLQNKVVENWTGRLIGKRQ from the coding sequence ATGTATCCAGTATCAAACCTTGATGAGTTACGATTAGGTAAAGTGAAATCGCAGTATGACAGCAATACCGCGATTGATAAGCACACCGTTGATACTTGTAATCTATCTGCCTTGGGGCTTGCTGGTGACGAGCAAGCTGAAAGCTTTCATGGTGGTGAAGATCGCGCTGTGCTGCAATATGACTTTGCGCATTATGCTGATTTAGCGGAGCAGTTTCCTGAGTCAACAGCCTATTTTGTTAAAGGTGGTTTTGGTGAAAACTTTGTAGCGACCGGAATGAATGAACACAACATGTGTATTGGTGACATTGTGAAGGTAGGCTCGGTAGTGCTACAAGTTACTCAACCTCGTCAGCCATGCTTTAAGTTAAATGGCCGTTTTGGCGAACCGACGCTGTCTCGTTATGTTCAAGATAATTTTAAAACGGGTTGGTTTTACCGTGTATTGCAAACTGGAAAAATGAATGCTAGCGATACGATCGAAGTGACTGAACGCTTACATCCAGAATGGACGGTAGCAAAAGTACAGCATTACCTTTATGTCGATACTGAAAATAAAACTGCAATGCAGCAGCTTGTTGATTTAGATGTGTTAGCTAAAGAAACTAAAGGTGTGTTTGAACGCCGACTACAAAATAAAGTTGTAGAAAACTGGACAGGACGTTTAATAGGAAAGCGTCAGTGA
- a CDS encoding DUF1826 domain-containing protein has protein sequence MNQATAHHLTTIENTNCSSMATQPTVFTDIYQDHINIAVWQRNLTLELTQEVALFLEQNPTFRKAISLSPETALAELDLATQRKLPKPLLENIAQLVDMFCCLFDINEVGLRLTALNSAMCPRFHVDHIPCRLVTTFHGTASQWLPNDKVDRTKLGHGNNGLPDDASGLYQQESDIAQLSCGDVALFKGEAWAGNENLGIVHRSPVTSPTETRLLMTLDFC, from the coding sequence ATGAATCAAGCCACTGCCCATCACTTAACTACGATAGAAAATACCAACTGTTCAAGTATGGCAACTCAACCCACAGTATTTACCGATATCTATCAAGACCATATTAATATCGCGGTTTGGCAGCGTAATCTGACGCTAGAACTCACTCAAGAAGTTGCCCTATTTCTCGAACAAAATCCGACATTTAGAAAAGCAATTTCACTTTCCCCTGAGACTGCGTTAGCAGAATTGGATCTTGCCACACAACGTAAATTACCGAAACCACTGCTAGAAAACATTGCACAACTGGTTGATATGTTCTGCTGCTTATTTGATATCAATGAAGTAGGTTTACGGTTAACGGCATTAAACAGTGCCATGTGCCCACGTTTCCATGTTGATCATATCCCTTGTCGGTTAGTAACAACGTTTCATGGCACAGCATCTCAATGGTTGCCTAACGATAAAGTGGATCGCACAAAACTGGGACATGGCAATAATGGACTTCCTGATGATGCTTCAGGGTTATACCAACAAGAATCAGATATTGCACAGCTTTCATGTGGTGATGTGGCACTGTTTAAAGGGGAAGCGTGGGCTGGAAATGAAAACCTTGGGATTGTACATCGCTCACCAGTCACCTCTCCGACTGAAACGCGATTACTGATGACGCTAGATTTCTGCTAA
- a CDS encoding ABC transporter ATP-binding protein produces the protein MSKIQSNLGKTPTDSALVELNHICKFYGEENNIVKALDNVSLTINSGEFLSILGPSGSGKSTLMNMLGCLDKPTSGEYFLDNNDVSSMTSHQLAKIRNHKIGFVFQSFNLLEYASALDNVALPLVYRGVKTKERREKAADLLAQVGLADRIHHKPNQLSGGQKQRVAIARALVNDPQIILADEPTGALDSKSGAEIEALFNDLHQQGRTLIVVTHDVSLAQRTPRIITIKDGSIISDQMTGYQPPVVTTE, from the coding sequence GTGAGTAAAATTCAATCTAACTTGGGTAAGACCCCAACTGATTCAGCCTTAGTTGAACTTAACCATATCTGTAAGTTCTATGGCGAAGAAAATAACATCGTTAAGGCATTAGATAATGTCTCTCTCACCATAAATTCTGGTGAATTTTTATCCATTCTTGGTCCTTCAGGCTCTGGTAAATCGACACTAATGAACATGCTGGGTTGTTTAGATAAGCCGACGTCTGGTGAATATTTTCTGGATAATAACGATGTATCATCAATGACAAGCCACCAACTTGCAAAAATCAGAAACCACAAAATTGGTTTTGTTTTTCAGAGTTTTAACTTATTAGAATATGCGTCGGCATTAGATAATGTTGCACTACCTCTCGTGTATCGAGGCGTAAAAACAAAAGAACGTCGAGAAAAAGCGGCAGACTTGTTAGCCCAGGTAGGGCTCGCGGATCGTATTCACCACAAACCAAATCAATTGTCGGGTGGTCAAAAGCAGCGTGTGGCAATAGCAAGGGCTTTAGTTAACGATCCGCAAATCATTTTGGCAGATGAACCAACGGGTGCATTGGACTCTAAATCAGGTGCTGAAATTGAAGCGTTATTTAATGACTTACACCAACAAGGGAGAACACTGATAGTCGTTACCCATGATGTGAGCCTAGCACAAAGAACGCCTCGCATTATTACTATCAAAGATGGCTCAATTATTTCCGATCAAATGACAGGTTATCAGCCACCTGTGGTTACAACAGAATAA
- a CDS encoding ABC transporter permease — MFPVKQIFHEMSAEKLRLSLTILAIVWSTVCISTMLAAGEGLRQGLIRSSTSGNGNLIYVSSGVASINHGNFYKGKSLDLTMEDQKLIQALPTVKMVSATGIWEEDAHYKDRQAFMFPLAVENNYKKLNDLTLMAGSRWFNPLDTKEQRKVAILGKILAAILFNKAAFSWDKDVKLDSDPVGKQFKIGDEDFTVIGVLDDDRNIESGSSSEYSILVPQATWKRFYPNAPIQGINVEPQPTANREQLAKTIRQVIARKYNADITDEQLIQTDDMLLQQETMRSFLLRLQSFLGIIGFVTLGVAGIGIANVMYASVKRATRDIGVRMAVGATPSHIRLHYIVQAMMTMAMGGFIGLLMTLGLVSIIDAIPISNSGFYASLGSPKPELSMSVMLIVISALILVGILAAWFPANKAASITPLEALQSE; from the coding sequence ATGTTTCCTGTTAAACAAATTTTCCATGAAATGTCAGCCGAAAAGCTTCGCTTGAGTCTTACTATTCTTGCCATTGTTTGGTCAACAGTCTGTATTAGTACCATGCTTGCAGCTGGTGAAGGATTACGCCAAGGATTAATTCGCAGTTCGACAAGTGGCAACGGTAATCTGATCTATGTTTCTAGCGGTGTCGCATCCATTAATCATGGCAATTTTTACAAAGGTAAATCACTTGATTTAACGATGGAAGATCAAAAGCTTATTCAAGCATTACCGACAGTAAAAATGGTATCAGCAACCGGTATATGGGAAGAAGATGCGCACTATAAAGATCGCCAAGCATTTATGTTCCCGCTTGCGGTTGAAAACAACTATAAAAAACTCAATGATTTAACATTAATGGCAGGTAGCCGCTGGTTTAACCCTCTTGATACAAAAGAGCAGCGAAAAGTCGCTATTTTAGGAAAAATACTGGCAGCGATATTATTTAACAAAGCTGCGTTTAGCTGGGATAAAGACGTAAAACTCGACAGCGATCCTGTTGGTAAACAATTTAAAATTGGTGATGAAGATTTTACCGTCATTGGTGTACTAGATGATGATCGTAACATTGAGTCGGGTTCTTCCTCTGAATACAGCATATTGGTACCTCAGGCGACATGGAAACGCTTTTATCCCAATGCTCCAATCCAGGGCATTAATGTAGAACCTCAACCTACCGCTAACCGTGAACAATTGGCCAAAACGATACGACAAGTGATTGCGCGCAAATACAACGCTGATATTACTGATGAGCAGTTAATTCAAACGGATGACATGCTGCTGCAGCAAGAAACCATGCGCTCATTTTTACTCAGGCTACAAAGTTTCTTAGGCATTATCGGCTTTGTTACATTAGGCGTTGCGGGAATAGGTATTGCAAATGTGATGTACGCCAGTGTCAAACGTGCAACACGTGATATCGGGGTTCGAATGGCAGTAGGAGCAACACCTAGTCATATTCGTTTGCATTATATTGTGCAAGCCATGATGACAATGGCGATGGGTGGTTTTATCGGGTTATTAATGACGCTTGGCCTTGTCAGCATCATTGACGCTATTCCTATTTCAAATTCAGGTTTTTATGCAAGCTTAGGTAGCCCTAAACCTGAACTGTCAATGTCAGTTATGTTAATCGTAATTTCTGCATTAATTTTGGTTGGCATTCTCGCAGCTTGGTTTCCTGCCAATAAAGCTGCAAGTATTACCCCATTAGAGGCACTTCAAAGTGAGTAA